A genomic segment from Necator americanus strain Aroian chromosome III, whole genome shotgun sequence encodes:
- a CDS encoding hypothetical protein (NECATOR_CHRIII.G9780.T2), whose amino-acid sequence MLMRTKSLLARGLVRNGMNPKNRNLSAASYMPAMMAWAKSVQIGCAINTCDRSSVLVCRYNPAGNILNQQIYQPGRVCSGCLGACNTSDGPCKIL is encoded by the exons AAGTCTCCTTGCAAGGGGTTTGGTACGAAACGGCATGAATCCAAAAAACCGAAATTTATCCGCGGCTTCCTACATGCCTGCAATG ATGGCATGGGCAAAAAGTGTGCAGATTGGCTGTGCAATAAACACATGCGATCGGTCATCGGTCCTTGTCTGCCGTTATAATCCTGC AGGCAACATACTCAATCAGCAGATATACCAACCTGGCAGAGTGTGCAGTGGTTGTTTGGGAGCCTGTAACACATCTGATGGTCCTTGCAAAATCTTGTAA